Within Chloroherpetonaceae bacterium, the genomic segment GGGAACTTTTGATGCTCATCATCCTCCATCATTCGGTTATAGGGATACTCACGTGCAAGAAAATTTCGGACGATGTCCGCCACCATTTTTTGGTTTTCAGTATAGCTGAAATCCATTGCGGCTTGCAACTCCGCTTGAACCAATTCCGACATACTTTTTGCAAGAAGTTTTGTGTTAATTGGAATTAATGTGCAGCAGTCAAATTACATACCTCTCTACTGAAATGCAAAATATGAGGATGGCTGCTGCTAGTCCAATGCTGCTTTCATTTGCTGCCAATTGGGTATTACAGCTTACGATTTTAATTTGCAGCTCTAACCTAACCACGCTCATCATTATGAGAATTGAAAAAGTTGCCGTCATCGGAGGCGGCACAATGGGCAACGGCATTGCTCATGTGTTCGCTCAGTTTGGTTATCCTACCACGCTGGTCGACATTAAGCAAGAATTCTTAGACCGAGCGCTGCACACCATTTCTACCAACCTTGACCGACAAGTCAAAAAAGGTGTGCTCACAGAAGAGCAGAAAGCTCAAACGCTCCAACGCATTACGACCAGCTTGGACTTGCCAAGTAGCGTCAAAGACGCCGACCTTGTCATAGAAGCAGTCAATGAGAACTTTGAGCTCAAGCAATCTGTCTTCAAAGCCCTTGATGAACACGCCAAGCCGTCAGCAATTCTCGCTACCAACACCAGCTCCATTTCTATTACCAAAATAGCCGCCACAACCAAGCGCCCTGCACAGGTGATTGGTATGCACTTTATGAATCCTGTGCCCGTTATGAAGCTTGTAGAGGTCATTCGTGCACTCCAGACCTCTGATGAAACTTTCGCTGCGATTGAAGCCACCGCCAAGGCGATTGGGAAAGTGCCTGTTAGCTGCAATGACTACCCCGGCTTTATTTCTAACCGAATTTTGATGCCGATGATTAACGAGGCAATTCAGTGTGTCTATGAAAACATCGCCACGCCTGAGGCTATTGACGAGATTATGAAACTAGGCATGGCTCACCCGATGGGACCTTTGACGCTTGCCGACTTTATCGGCTTAGATGTCTGTCTTGCGATTATGGAAGTGCTCTATGAAGGTTTTAACGACCCAAAGTATCGCCCATCGCCACTTTTAAAGAATATGGTCGCAGCAGGTTATTTAGGACGCAAGTCAGGTCGCGGTTTCTACCGATATGACTAATTCGACAAGCACGCAGACAAAATTTTTGCAAGCTATGGATGAGCCTGTCCCACAACTTTATTGTTCTCGTGGTTTTACAATCCAAGAGTTGGTTAAAATCTACGCACGCTACTGCAAAGACCTTGCCGACCCCGAAGAGATCTGGATTGAGGGCTACGATGAGTTTCTTTTCTACCGCAGTGACATTGAGATTCGAAAAAATGAACTGACCCCTGAACTTGCGGCTGAGGTACGCCGCAACGACCGCATTGTGCTTGAAAAAGCTTACAAATATCTCGAGGAGTATGAGTTTGGTATTGGCTTGCTGGAAGACCGCTATCGCTGTAAGCGCTACCCGAAGTCGCATTGGTGGTGGTATGTGGATAAAATCCATCACGGCGAGTTGCCGAAGCCTGACTTATCGCAGCCTATCTGAGTTATTGGCCTTTCATTAGTAGGGGAATTTCATTCGGTAGGAAAATCCAGTAGCATACGTATGCAAAGGCTGCTGCACTCAATGGAATGGTAAGGTTGTCATCAATCGTGTAACCCCCAATTTTGAACGGCACCACTTCTGCAATTGTGGCTACAACCGCCAGTCCGATGCCCACAGCAAAGTTGAGGTGCGGCGTCAATGCAACCACTGCTATCGCAGCGATGAGGAATGCAAGGCTACCCTCTACGGTCTTAGAAAAAAGTTTATGCTTGCCAAACTTGCGTCCAACTAATGCCGCTGCGGTATCTGCAACAATTAGGATTGCAAATGATGCAATTGCAATGATTTTCGGAAATAGCGCTACAGTTAGCAATGCCGACAGTGTAACAAAAGTTGCGCCATTGAAGCGCTTTTTCGTTGGGTCTTTTTCGTGCGGACGAAGTAGTGAGCCAAAAGTTTTGAAATACCACACGGCTACAGGCTGCACAAACATTTTGACAAAATCCACTGTAAAAAAGCCGAGAAACAAAATCGTCAGTAAAACTATTGCCAACTTCTGCGTAATGTGGTAGTAAATTAGCGGTATAGCGATGGAGCAAACGTGAATTGCTTTGCGAGCCAGCTCGTTGTGGTATTCAATTTGCGCGGCATCTAGCCGCCCGTTTTGAGTTACTTCCTTGAGCGTCCCGATGCCCTCCGGTTCAGAATGTTGCATAGCGCTTACAAATTGCCTGTAAAGTTAGAGCAATCGGTTTAGGGTTACAAAATTTTTCTCTATGGCGTTGAAAGTTTTTCTTACTGGCGCAAGTGGTCTTTTAGGTGGCAATATTCTTCGTCATCTTGCTCTGCGCCCTCATCTTCAGATTTGCGCCGTGCAGCGCCATGCGTCTTTTACCGTGCCCGCTGCATTCTCATTAGGACACCCTGTGCTCTCCCTTGACCTTTCATCGGAGAACGATGTGTGGAATGTGCTTTCAAACTGGCGTCCCAATGTAATCATCCACACAGCTGCAATGAGCGACCCTGTTGCCTGTGAGTGGCAACGCGATGCGGCAACTGTGCAGAACATCTTGGTTACGCGCCTGCTCGCCAGACTTGCCGAACACTTTGGTGCCCGCTTTATCTTCATCTCCACAGACCTTGTCTTTGACGGCGAAAAAGGTAACTACCAAGAAACTGATACTCGCCGTCCACTTAGCTTCTACGGCGCGACCAAAGCTATCAGTGAAGATGAGATTGCTCAAACACTTGAAGATTATGCCGTTCTTCGCACTACGATTATGCTTGGCTACTCGCCACGCGGGACACGCAGTCTCAATGAACGTTTGATGCTGGATATTGCCAGTGAGCGTACCCCGACGCTTTTTATTGATGAATACCGCAGTCCTATTGCTGTCGATACACTAGCGAAAATCGTTGTGGAATTTGCTCTCGATGACGCCAGAGAAGCACGGGGTATTTTTCATGCCGTTGGCAATGAACGGCTTTCTCGCTATGAAATTGGCAAGCGTATTTTTGAGCGCTTTGGGGTACCGCCACATCGCTACCGTTCTGCCCTGCTTTCAGAAGTGGTCTCTACGCCGCCCCGCCCACGCGACTGCAGCCTGGACAATCGCAAGCTCCTGAGCATCATTAAAACCCGAATTCCATCATTTGATGAAATGATACGCGCACTTTAATTCCTACTCGCGCCCTCCACCTCTTTGCCTCTACGCTAGCGCACTCAAAATTCGCTCAGCAATTTGCCTACCTGTAAAGCCTTCATACTCCAACACCCTGTCCAAGAGCGCAGGTTTGAACCACCGATGTTCCAGTGCAATCGGAAGCACATTTGCCATAAGCTGATGCTTGAGCAGCAGTTCAGCCACAATGCTGTATAGCCCACCTGTTAAAAAATGGTCTTCGAGCGTTACAACCAATTTGCATTCCCTTGCGGCTCTTAGCACTGTCTCTGCGTCAATTGGCTTGGGCATTCGGATATTGATGAGCCGCACGGACTTGCCCTGTGCCTCTAAGATGTCTTTTGCCTTCACCGCTTCACGAAGCAAAAAGCCGTAGACCAGAATCGCTATATCGTTTCCATTGGAGAGTGTTTCAGCTTTGCCAATCTCAAACGGCGCAATGTGCCTTACAGGCGCAGGATGCGGATTGTGTCTGATGTAGCATGGCGCGGGATATTCGGCAAGAACTTTGATTCCTTCGGCAAGTTCCTCTGCGTCGCTGGGACAAAAGACCATCACGTTTGGCAAGCCGCGCATCAGTGCCACATCTTCAATCGCTTGGTGTGTCGGACCGTTTGCGTCAGAAAGAAAGCCAGGCACACCGCCCACCATCTTCACAGGTAGGTTCGGAATAGCGACATCATCGCGGATGAACTCGTAAGCACGAAAAACCAAAAACGTTGCCAGCGCATGGACAATCGGATAGCGACCGCGAAGCGCTAGACCTGCCGCCATTCCAATCATTGTTTGCTCCGCAATCCCTACATCAATGAAGCGCTTGCCCAATTGCGGTGGCAGGTTGCGAATTGCGGCGCGATTTTCCGCCGTCATCACGATAAGCTTGTCGCTCTTTTGCGCGATTTCTTTTAGGACGTCTTCGTAGGTCATTTTTTCAGAATTGAGGAGCAAGAAGCGAGAATTGAGACTGTCGCAGTCGCTCCTTGTTTTGAGTTAAAGCTTTGATTTTGAAACGGCGTTCATGTAGCCTTGCAACAAGCGTGACACTTCGTCAAGTTAGCGCGAAAGTTCTACTGTTTGAGCATAGTTCAAATCCTGAATCAAAATCAAGAAATACGCGCATTCATCAGCCGAACCTTGCGCAATGTTGAGAAATTTTAGCTTGTCGTTTTTGCCTCTCTTGCGAAATCCTTCTACGATATTCGCGGCAATTGAGACGGCAGCGCGACGCAGTTGAGATGAGAACCCAAACAGTTCTTCTTTCGGCAGCCGTTGCGTGAGTTGATACGCATTCAAAACGAACTGATGTGCTTTTTGCCATACGACAAGGTCTTGAAAACGAGTTGCTCTCTCCATCATTTCCGAAGTTTATGGTTGAAGAAAATTCTCTCGTCGCTTAACTCTCTTTTTCTCGCTTCTCGATTCTCGCTTCTTGTTCTTACCTCACTATCAACGTTTCCGAACTGAGTTCCGCTTGCGCTTCGCCGTGAAGTTCTTTCAAAAGTTGCTCGATTTCTTCGGGCTTGAAATTGACGAACCAACGGTCGGCGCGTCGCTCAATGCTGGGCAAGCCTTTGCCGCGAACCGTATCGGCGATGATGACGCTGGGCGAGCCGTTCTCTGGAATCCACTGGAATGCTTCTTCGAGCGCGTTGAAATCGTGTCCATTGATGCGCTTCACGTTCCAGCCAAACGCTTCGAATTTTGGTTCGAGCGGCTCAATCGGAATGAGGTCTTCGGTTCGAACATTCGCTTGAAACTCATTGCGGTCAACGATTGCCACAAGATTATCAAGCTTGTAGGCTTTTGCCACGAGGAAGCCTTCCCACATCGAGCCTTCGTTGAGTTCACCATCGCCCACAATCACATAGACTTTGTTTTTGCCGCCGCGCAGTTTGATGTCGTAGGCGATGCCCATTGCGACCGAAAGCAAATGACCGAGCGACCCCGAATGAAATTCAATGCCCGGAATGGCGCGATTCGGGTGCCAGTAAATCGAGTCGCTCGTATGAAGATGATGCTTCAATCGCTCGCGCTCGATGAAACCCAGTTCGGCGAGCGTGCCGTAGAGCGCGGGCACGTCGTGTCCTTTGGAGAGCAAGAGATAGTTGCGGTTCTCGTCGCGCAAATTTTCAGGCGTAAGTCCCAAAACCTCTTTGTAGAGATAGACGATAAGATCTGCGCAAGAGAGCGACGCACCGATAAAGCAACCACCATCGGTTGCCATTCGGACGATGTGCTCACGCACCCGTAGTGCAAGAGCTTTCAGTTCAAGTTCTTTCTCTTTGTGCATCATTGTTTTCAGTTTGATGCGTGAAGTTACGGTTTTATGGAGGAATTACGGATATAGTGACGCAGCTCACATATTTTGTCAAATTTCGCAATCGTAGCGTTAGCGTGAGCGTCTAAGTCCCCTGTGAGAGAAGCAAATGATTGGCGTGATATTGCTTCTCTACCTCCTTAACCTAAACTCAACGAATAACCTAAACTATGACTATGCTTAGACTTCGTAACCTACTACTTATTCTGCTACTCTTTGCGTCTCTTTCTGCTTGCCGCCGAGATGACAATCCTGTCTCAGAAAGCAGTGCACCACCCGGCAACTTTTTTACAGTGAACGGTGCTGGCTTCAACAACCGCACTTTTACTATTCCAGAAACTCTGCCGTTGCCTATTCTTCCGCCGAAATTTGCTCTCTACGACAGCACACTTCGCACAACTGCCGTCTTCCAAATTGCCGAGTTTAATTTTACTGACTCTTCTGCTACAGCCATAAGTTTTACCTTTCGTGGCAACCGTGCTGGTGTCTATGAAGGCACATCGGTTGGTGCTCAATTGCAATTAGGTCGCCGTAACTTTGCGGCTGGCGACACCGCTGCAAGTGGCACAGTTATTAGCAACACCTCGTTCCGGGTCAATGTCACACGATACGACGACGCCCAAAAGCGAGTTCAAGGCAGATACAACGGCACTTTCCGCGAAGTCGGTCCATCCGGTGCAACTGTCACCGTTACTGGCGAGTTTGATGTTCCTATCACGTCTATTTTCTTCCCAATAGGGTCTGGCAGTGCTACGGAACATTTACACGACCTGAATAAAGCTTCTATTCGCTTGCACACTCTTTTCAACCAGCCATAGCGTAGCCCTTGTCTTCCTTGAAGAGGGCGCAAAGCCGCCCTCTTTTTGTTCGAGCAAAACTGCGTTGTAACTTTGCAAAAGTGATTCGGTAATGATGAGGCTTTCCACGCATTTTGCGTTTACGCACTTGCACAGCACTTCATTAAACCTTCCAACCCAATTTGCTACCAACAATGTCCAAAATTCTTTACGAAGCCTTGACCTTTGACGATGTGTTGCTTGTGCCAGCTCGTTCTGCAGTGCTACCACGCGACGCTGATGTCTCTACGCGCCTCACTAAGTCTATTCGTCTCAATGTACCGCTGCTTTCCGCTGCGATGGATACGGTTACCGAATCGGAAATGGCGATTGCGCTTGCGCGCGAAGGTGGAATGGGCGTCATTCATAAAAATCTCACCATTGAGCAGCAAGCTGCCGAAGTCGATCGCGTCAAACGCTCTGAGAGCGGTATGATTCAAAATCCAATTACACTCACCGAAGATGCAACGGTCAAAGATGCACTCGAGCTGATGGCACGTTACTCGATTTCAGGCATTCCCGTTGTGGAAAACGGCTCGGAAAATTTAGCCAATAAAAAATTGCGCGGCATCATCACCAACCGTGATTTGCGCTTCAAGCCCGACCTGCATCAAAAAATTGCCGACATTATGACCAAAGAGAATCTCATCACCGCTGAAGTCGGCACCACACTCGAAGAAGCCGAAGAAATCTTGCAGCACCACAAAATCGAAAAACTGCTCATCGTCGACAAAGAAGGTAACCTCAAAGGGCTAATCACCTTCAAGGACATTCAAAAGAAGAAAAAATTTCCAAATGCGTGCAAAGACGAGTTAGGCAGGTTGCGTGTTGCTGCAGCCGTTGGCATTCGTGCCAACACGCTCCAGCGCGTTGAGGCACTGGTAAGTGCAGGGGTCGATGCGATTGTCGTCGATACAGCACATGGTCACAGTGAAGCCGTCTTGAAGATGGTCGAAACCATTAGAGCCAAATTTCCTTCGCTGGGAATTATCGCCGGCAATGTGGCAACCGCAGAAGGCGTGCACGACTTAGTTGCGGCTGGCGCAGATTGCGTCAAAGTCGGCATTGGGCCGGGTAGCATTTGCACGACGCGCATCGTAGCGGGCGTAGGCGTGCCGCAACTTTCCGCAATTATGAACTGCTATGAAGAGGCTCAAAAGACCAATACCCCGCTTATTGCAGATGGGGGCATTAAGTATTCGGGCGATATTGTCAAGGCTCTTGCTGCCGGTGCCGATAGTGTCATGATAGGCTCACTGTTTGCTGGCGTCGATGAATCACCGGGCGAGACAATTCTCTATGAAGGTAGAAAGTTCAAATCGTATCGCGGAATGGGTAGTCTCGGCGCAATGAGTGAGGCTGAAGGCAGCAGCGACCGCTATTTCCAAGATGCAGAAGACGATGTCAAAAAGTTCGTGCCTGAAGGCATCGAAGGCAGAGTGCCCTACAAAGGTGCACTAAGCGAGGTCGTCTATCAACTTATTGGTGGGTTGCGCGCTGCAATGGGCTACTGTGGCGTTAGAACGATTGAGG encodes:
- the guaB gene encoding IMP dehydrogenase, which codes for MSKILYEALTFDDVLLVPARSAVLPRDADVSTRLTKSIRLNVPLLSAAMDTVTESEMAIALAREGGMGVIHKNLTIEQQAAEVDRVKRSESGMIQNPITLTEDATVKDALELMARYSISGIPVVENGSENLANKKLRGIITNRDLRFKPDLHQKIADIMTKENLITAEVGTTLEEAEEILQHHKIEKLLIVDKEGNLKGLITFKDIQKKKKFPNACKDELGRLRVAAAVGIRANTLQRVEALVSAGVDAIVVDTAHGHSEAVLKMVETIRAKFPSLGIIAGNVATAEGVHDLVAAGADCVKVGIGPGSICTTRIVAGVGVPQLSAIMNCYEEAQKTNTPLIADGGIKYSGDIVKALAAGADSVMIGSLFAGVDESPGETILYEGRKFKSYRGMGSLGAMSEAEGSSDRYFQDAEDDVKKFVPEGIEGRVPYKGALSEVVYQLIGGLRAAMGYCGVRTIEELKTKTKFVKITNAGLRESHPHSVFITKEAPNYSLNA
- a CDS encoding transketolase, whose amino-acid sequence is MTYEDVLKEIAQKSDKLIVMTAENRAAIRNLPPQLGKRFIDVGIAEQTMIGMAAGLALRGRYPIVHALATFLVFRAYEFIRDDVAIPNLPVKMVGGVPGFLSDANGPTHQAIEDVALMRGLPNVMVFCPSDAEELAEGIKVLAEYPAPCYIRHNPHPAPVRHIAPFEIGKAETLSNGNDIAILVYGFLLREAVKAKDILEAQGKSVRLINIRMPKPIDAETVLRAARECKLVVTLEDHFLTGGLYSIVAELLLKHQLMANVLPIALEHRWFKPALLDRVLEYEGFTGRQIAERILSALA
- a CDS encoding four helix bundle protein; amino-acid sequence: MMERATRFQDLVVWQKAHQFVLNAYQLTQRLPKEELFGFSSQLRRAAVSIAANIVEGFRKRGKNDKLKFLNIAQGSADECAYFLILIQDLNYAQTVELSR
- a CDS encoding SEC59/DGK1/VTE5 family protein, giving the protein MQHSEPEGIGTLKEVTQNGRLDAAQIEYHNELARKAIHVCSIAIPLIYYHITQKLAIVLLTILFLGFFTVDFVKMFVQPVAVWYFKTFGSLLRPHEKDPTKKRFNGATFVTLSALLTVALFPKIIAIASFAILIVADTAAALVGRKFGKHKLFSKTVEGSLAFLIAAIAVVALTPHLNFAVGIGLAVVATIAEVVPFKIGGYTIDDNLTIPLSAAAFAYVCYWIFLPNEIPLLMKGQ
- a CDS encoding 3-hydroxybutyryl-CoA dehydrogenase: MLLSFAANWVLQLTILICSSNLTTLIIMRIEKVAVIGGGTMGNGIAHVFAQFGYPTTLVDIKQEFLDRALHTISTNLDRQVKKGVLTEEQKAQTLQRITTSLDLPSSVKDADLVIEAVNENFELKQSVFKALDEHAKPSAILATNTSSISITKIAATTKRPAQVIGMHFMNPVPVMKLVEVIRALQTSDETFAAIEATAKAIGKVPVSCNDYPGFISNRILMPMINEAIQCVYENIATPEAIDEIMKLGMAHPMGPLTLADFIGLDVCLAIMEVLYEGFNDPKYRPSPLLKNMVAAGYLGRKSGRGFYRYD
- a CDS encoding SDR family oxidoreductase, which translates into the protein MALKVFLTGASGLLGGNILRHLALRPHLQICAVQRHASFTVPAAFSLGHPVLSLDLSSENDVWNVLSNWRPNVIIHTAAMSDPVACEWQRDAATVQNILVTRLLARLAEHFGARFIFISTDLVFDGEKGNYQETDTRRPLSFYGATKAISEDEIAQTLEDYAVLRTTIMLGYSPRGTRSLNERLMLDIASERTPTLFIDEYRSPIAVDTLAKIVVEFALDDAREARGIFHAVGNERLSRYEIGKRIFERFGVPPHRYRSALLSEVVSTPPRPRDCSLDNRKLLSIIKTRIPSFDEMIRAL
- a CDS encoding thiamine pyrophosphate-dependent enzyme translates to MMHKEKELELKALALRVREHIVRMATDGGCFIGASLSCADLIVYLYKEVLGLTPENLRDENRNYLLLSKGHDVPALYGTLAELGFIERERLKHHLHTSDSIYWHPNRAIPGIEFHSGSLGHLLSVAMGIAYDIKLRGGKNKVYVIVGDGELNEGSMWEGFLVAKAYKLDNLVAIVDRNEFQANVRTEDLIPIEPLEPKFEAFGWNVKRINGHDFNALEEAFQWIPENGSPSVIIADTVRGKGLPSIERRADRWFVNFKPEEIEQLLKELHGEAQAELSSETLIVR